TCCGCTGGCTGCAAAACTGGTTTACGCCGGCGCTGGTGCGCGGCATTCAATTTGGCATCGGATTGATTTTGACGCAAAAAGCGCTGGAGCTGGTGTGGCAAAAAGGAATTTTACTCCATTTAGATAATTCCTCTCTATCATTGGGTTTTTTACTGTTAGCGCTTTTTTTGGCCATAATCTGGTGGTTTCAGGTTAAAAAGGATCTGCCTGCTGCCCTGATTATGATCTTTTTATCCATCCTGTTTATTGCCATCTGGGGGCCGGCTCCTCCGATTCGTGAGGGGCAGCATCTGTCTTTAAAGCTGTATCTTCCAGACTTTTCCATCTGGAAAGAAGCGCTGATCTTTCTGATCATACCCCAGTTGCCTTTAACTCTTGGCAACGCCGTTTACGCCGCAAACGATTCGTGCCATACATTGTGGGGCAAACAGGCTCAACGCGTAACGCCCACACGACTGGCGTTTAGCATCGGGCTCAGCGACGTTTTAATCGGCCTGTTTAAAGGATTTCCTGTCTGCCATGGCGCGGGAGGAATGGGCGCACATGCCCAGTTTGGAGCCCGCACCGGAGGAGCGACCATGATTATCGGCGCTGTGCTGGTGATTAGCGCGCTGATTCCCGCATTAAATCAATTTATTTTTTTAATTCCCGTGCCCTTGTTAGCCGCCATGCTCATCTTTGACAGCTACCGCATGATGATTATGGTTCGCAGGCTGGAAGGCTGGCAACCATTGTTCGTCGCGCTGCTGGTGGGCGGCATCTCCTTTTTAACCAGAAATTTAACCATCGCTCTGGTAGCTGGCTTTTTAACTGAACGTCTTTTAAAATTAATGATCAATAAATCAACCAAAACGGTTATAGGAGCGGAAAATGATTGATGTCAGCCCAAAATTTGTTACGCTGCGCTATGCCAAGGCCAGCGGCGTATTGTTCGCCCAAAAGGAAACCATTCAAAGAGTAAAAAACAAAACCGTACCCAAAGGCGATGTACTACAGGTTGCCAGGGCGGCAGGCATTTTGGCCGCTAAAAAAACGGCCGATTGGATCGTGTTCTGTCATCCCATTCCCATCGACTGGATTGAAATCCATTTTGAATTGTTCGAAGACCGCATTCAGGTGTTTAGCGAAGTGAAAAGCGTCTGGAAAACCGGCGTGGAGATGGAAGCGATAACCGCCGTTCAGGGCGCTTTAATGAATATGTACGATATGCTGAAACCGCTGGATCAGCAAATGTACATGACCGATATTAAACTGGAAGGAAAAAGAGGCGGAAAATCAGATTTTACGGACGAATTTAAAGGAACCATCAAGGCCGCGGTACTGGTTATCTCTGACTCCACCTTTGCCGGTCAAAGAGAAGACCGATCCGGTAAAATTATTAGCGACTTTTTAAAACAGCAAAAAATTGACGTCAGCGTTTATGAGATTTTGCCGGATGATGTATCGAAGATTCGAGAGCGTGTTAAAAATTTGGTGGACGAGGAAGGAATCGATCTCATTTTTACCACGGGTGGTACAGGCTTTGGTCCAAAGGATTTTACGCCGGAGGCCATTAAGCCCTTACTGGAAAAAGAAGCGCCGGGCATTGTGGAAGCCATCCGTCGTCACGGCAAAGAAAGAACGCCGTTTGCCATGCTTTCCAGAGAGATCGCCGGCCTGCGCAAACAGAGTTTAATAATTACTCTACCAGGTAGTTCGCGCGGGGCCGAAGAAAGCTTGCAGGCCATTTTCCCCGGCCTGTTGCACGCCTTTCCCATGATCTGGGGAGGTAAACACGACAAACAGGGGAGAGCCGTGTTATGATTAGCATACAGGAAGCCATGGAAAGAATTTGGGCCAGGCTACCGGAAAAGAAGAGAGAAACGCTCGACATTTCAGAGTCAACCGGTCGTGTCCTGGCGCATCAGGTGACCGCCGCAGAGCCTTCTCCCCGTTTTACCAACTCCGCCATGGATGGCATGGCCGTACGATTTGAAGATTTACAGTCATTACCGGTTGAACTAAGCATTGTTGGAGAAAGTCGCGCCGGCGTGCCCTTTCAGGGAATTGTGCAAAATGGCCAGGCCGTGCGTATTAGCACCGGCGCCGTGCTACCACAGGGCGCAGATACGGTAATTCCTATTGAAGATTGCCAGGTGGAACAAAGTCGGGTTAAAGTTCTGACGGCGAAAAAGAAAGGCGCCAACGTTCGGAAGAAAGGCGAAGAGTTCGAGAGTGGAGAAGTTCTGCTGGCATCCGGAACAACGCTTTTTCCGGAACATCTTGCTCTGCTGGCCGCGCAGGGCATTCAACGCGTGGAAGTGTATGCCCGTCCGCGCGTGGTCTTGTTAACCACCGGAAGCGAGGTCAAGTCCTTTAAAGAAGAGATAGCCGATTACGAAATTCGCGATTCTAACCTGCTCATGCTTGGCGAAGCCATTAAGTTAGCGGGCGGAGCGCTTGTCGTATCTGATCGTCTGCCGGACGATTTTTCGTTAACCGTTCAAAAGTTGAAAGAAGCACAAAATAAGGCCGATGTAATCGTCCTTTCCGGCGGCGTTTCGGTGGGCCCGCACGATCATGTAAAGAAGGCGGCGGCAGAGGCCGGATTTAGCGAAGTCTTCTGGAAGGTAAACCAACAACCGGGCAAACCGCTCTTTTTTGCCGCCAGTGATAACACGCTTTTGTTTGGCCTGCCCGGAAATCCGGTTTCGGCCTTTATGAGTATGGCACATTACGTGTATCCGGTTTTACGTCGTTTGCAGGGCTTTGACGACGACCGGGCGGTGTGCGTTGCCCGGGCCCGGAGCCGGCTGGAGATCAATAAAAAGCGCGCCCAATTGTTGCGCGTCCGTCTGGAAAAAACGGATGAAGGCTGGCATTTTATTCCGTTGAAAAGGCAGGGCTCGCACATGATAACTTCCATCAGTCAGGCCGATGGCTACATTGTTGTCGGGCCCGTGGAAACCATTGAGAAAGATGAAACGCGAAATGTTTATCTATTTCCCTGGAGGAAAAGTTATGGGTTATGTTGAATCGATCTGCATCAGCCACAAAAAAGGTATCGTTAAAAAAGAAATTAAAGAAGCAAATTTTATTAAAGACTACGGAATCGAAGGGGACGCCCATGCCGGTAAGTGGCATCGGCAGGTTTCTCTGCTGGCCGGCGAAAGCATCGATAAAATGAAAGAAAAAATTCCTTCCCTTCAACACGGCGCATTCGCTGAAAATTTGGTTCTGCGGCAGGTGGATTTTAGCCGGATTCGTGTGGGCGATTTGTTGCGCATTGGCGATTCGGTTCTGCTGGAGGTGACGCAAATCGGAAAAGAGTGTCACACCTCCTGCGCCATCAAAAAAATAGTGGGCGATTGCATTATGCCGCGCGAGGGATTGTTTGCCCGCATTTTACAGGGGGGCGCCGTCCGAACAGGTCAGGAAGTTTGCGTGCTGACGCAGAATGAGACCACAGTAAAACAGGCCATGTAAAACGGCTCAATCAAATTGCTACCCCGGAAGCTTTGAGGATCGGGTTTGGTTCAGGTTTGCAGTACTTCTTTTATTTTAGAAGCAAGCTGCTCCACAGAGTAAGGTTTAGGTACAAAATGGATGCCTTTT
This sequence is a window from Caldithrix abyssi DSM 13497. Protein-coding genes within it:
- a CDS encoding putative sulfate/molybdate transporter, translated to MKEWLRKIDFLREEDEKPENQFTLSEFSGSVGDLGTLLPLAFALIVFNGFSSAIIFFLFGVIYLLTGWFYRVPVSVQPLKAMSVIAIGQGFSPEFLAGTSVLYGLLMAFLALTGLIRWLQNWFTPALVRGIQFGIGLILTQKALELVWQKGILLHLDNSSLSLGFLLLALFLAIIWWFQVKKDLPAALIMIFLSILFIAIWGPAPPIREGQHLSLKLYLPDFSIWKEALIFLIIPQLPLTLGNAVYAANDSCHTLWGKQAQRVTPTRLAFSIGLSDVLIGLFKGFPVCHGAGGMGAHAQFGARTGGATMIIGAVLVISALIPALNQFIFLIPVPLLAAMLIFDSYRMMIMVRRLEGWQPLFVALLVGGISFLTRNLTIALVAGFLTERLLKLMINKSTKTVIGAEND
- the moaCB gene encoding bifunctional molybdenum cofactor biosynthesis protein MoaC/MoaB, which produces MIDVSPKFVTLRYAKASGVLFAQKETIQRVKNKTVPKGDVLQVARAAGILAAKKTADWIVFCHPIPIDWIEIHFELFEDRIQVFSEVKSVWKTGVEMEAITAVQGALMNMYDMLKPLDQQMYMTDIKLEGKRGGKSDFTDEFKGTIKAAVLVISDSTFAGQREDRSGKIISDFLKQQKIDVSVYEILPDDVSKIRERVKNLVDEEGIDLIFTTGGTGFGPKDFTPEAIKPLLEKEAPGIVEAIRRHGKERTPFAMLSREIAGLRKQSLIITLPGSSRGAEESLQAIFPGLLHAFPMIWGGKHDKQGRAVL
- the glp gene encoding gephyrin-like molybdotransferase Glp, with protein sequence MISIQEAMERIWARLPEKKRETLDISESTGRVLAHQVTAAEPSPRFTNSAMDGMAVRFEDLQSLPVELSIVGESRAGVPFQGIVQNGQAVRISTGAVLPQGADTVIPIEDCQVEQSRVKVLTAKKKGANVRKKGEEFESGEVLLASGTTLFPEHLALLAAQGIQRVEVYARPRVVLLTTGSEVKSFKEEIADYEIRDSNLLMLGEAIKLAGGALVVSDRLPDDFSLTVQKLKEAQNKADVIVLSGGVSVGPHDHVKKAAAEAGFSEVFWKVNQQPGKPLFFAASDNTLLFGLPGNPVSAFMSMAHYVYPVLRRLQGFDDDRAVCVARARSRLEINKKRAQLLRVRLEKTDEGWHFIPLKRQGSHMITSISQADGYIVVGPVETIEKDETRNVYLFPWRKSYGLC
- a CDS encoding MOSC domain-containing protein; the protein is MGYVESICISHKKGIVKKEIKEANFIKDYGIEGDAHAGKWHRQVSLLAGESIDKMKEKIPSLQHGAFAENLVLRQVDFSRIRVGDLLRIGDSVLLEVTQIGKECHTSCAIKKIVGDCIMPREGLFARILQGGAVRTGQEVCVLTQNETTVKQAM